A single window of Synechococcus sp. CBW1004 DNA harbors:
- the lexA gene encoding transcriptional repressor LexA, with translation MPSPVRLQPRSEPGGPSRHPDQGERQVLTTVQQQLFDWLEDYIRSHHHSPSIRQMMEAMGLRSPAPIQSRLRHLQQKGWITWQEGQARTLQLLGGRGERGIPVLGSVAAGGLVEPYEDLQERLDLTPMLETRGLFALTVNGDSMVEAHIADGDVVLLEPVLDPSLLRNGTIVSAQVSGSGTTLKHFHRRGDTITLEAANPAYEPIVLPADQVSVQGKLVAVWRQV, from the coding sequence ATGCCCAGCCCTGTCAGGCTCCAGCCCCGCAGCGAGCCAGGCGGCCCATCCAGGCACCCGGACCAGGGTGAACGGCAGGTGCTCACCACCGTCCAGCAGCAGCTGTTCGACTGGCTGGAGGACTACATCCGCAGCCATCACCACAGCCCCTCGATCCGCCAGATGATGGAGGCAATGGGGCTGCGTTCGCCGGCGCCGATCCAGAGCCGCCTGCGCCATCTGCAGCAGAAGGGCTGGATCACCTGGCAGGAGGGACAGGCCCGCACCCTCCAGCTGCTGGGGGGAAGGGGTGAGCGTGGCATCCCGGTGCTCGGCAGCGTGGCAGCCGGCGGACTGGTGGAGCCCTACGAGGACCTACAGGAGCGACTGGACCTGACACCGATGCTGGAGACGCGAGGCCTGTTCGCGCTCACGGTCAACGGCGATTCGATGGTGGAGGCGCACATCGCCGATGGCGACGTGGTGCTGCTCGAACCGGTGCTGGATCCCAGCCTCCTGCGTAACGGCACGATCGTCAGCGCCCAGGTGAGCGGCAGCGGCACCACCCTCAAGCACTTCCACCGCCGGGGCGACACCATCACCCTCGAGGCGGCCAACCCCGCCTACGAGCCGATCGTGCTTCCCGCCGACCAGGTGAGCGTGCAGGGCAAGCTCGTAGCGGTCTGGCGCCAGGTCTGA
- a CDS encoding IS66 family transposase: MTTPPAGISEADWASTPVGVRAGFLEVLAQLQRQQQENDQLRAQLTDLATELASLRERIGRNSRNSSKPPSSDGTGFKPPTRCKGTGRKRGGQQGHPGAGPELLPIARVDEVLEHHPDACRRCGTLLQGEDAEPLRHQVIEIPPISPVVIEHRLHRLVCPCCSTSTCAELPADVEPSRYGPRLSGLVGLLGSAFPLSFGRTQALLDQLLGVEISRGAIATIRARLSAALQQAVEEALEVARQQPVAYVDETGAPTGNADGCNPAGRRGWQWVMVTPLVTVFLQGLSRSSAAAMELLGHTFAGIVVSDRFSAYNHLPVEQRQLCWAHLIRDLAAIAERQGASREIGAQMLALQQHLFAHWHQWKSGAIDRPQLLHRCHPLRLAFEATLQRVVDLGCERGEQTPWAQTVRTCRQLLQRKQALWTFLETPGIEPTNNAAERALRQSVIHRKISHGVQSSGGAICRSRLLTVTATLRQQGRDVWQFLEQAWIAHRLGGVMPSLVPDR, encoded by the coding sequence ATGACCACCCCTCCGGCCGGGATTTCAGAAGCGGACTGGGCTTCCACTCCGGTGGGCGTGAGGGCTGGCTTCCTTGAGGTTCTTGCACAGCTCCAGAGACAACAGCAGGAGAACGACCAGCTCCGAGCGCAGCTCACCGACCTGGCGACGGAACTGGCCAGCCTGCGCGAGCGGATCGGCCGCAACTCCCGCAACTCCTCCAAGCCGCCCTCCAGTGACGGCACGGGTTTTAAGCCGCCCACCCGCTGCAAAGGCACTGGTCGCAAGCGGGGTGGTCAGCAGGGGCACCCGGGAGCAGGGCCGGAGCTGCTGCCGATCGCGCGTGTGGATGAGGTGCTCGAGCACCACCCGGACGCCTGCCGCCGCTGCGGCACCCTGCTACAGGGGGAGGATGCGGAGCCGCTGCGCCATCAGGTGATCGAGATTCCACCGATCAGCCCGGTGGTGATCGAACACCGTCTGCACCGTCTGGTCTGCCCCTGCTGCTCCACCAGCACCTGCGCCGAGCTGCCGGCGGATGTGGAGCCCAGCCGCTACGGCCCACGCCTGAGCGGCCTGGTGGGACTGCTGGGCAGCGCCTTTCCCCTGAGTTTCGGCCGAACCCAGGCGCTGCTGGATCAGCTGCTGGGTGTGGAAATCAGCCGCGGCGCTATCGCCACCATCCGGGCACGTCTGAGCGCAGCCCTGCAGCAGGCGGTGGAGGAAGCCCTGGAGGTGGCCCGGCAGCAGCCGGTGGCCTACGTGGATGAAACCGGCGCCCCCACCGGCAACGCCGACGGTTGTAATCCTGCTGGCAGGCGCGGCTGGCAGTGGGTCATGGTCACACCACTGGTTACGGTGTTCCTGCAGGGCCTGAGCCGCTCAAGTGCAGCGGCAATGGAGCTTCTGGGCCATACCTTTGCAGGGATCGTGGTGAGTGATCGCTTCTCGGCCTACAACCACCTGCCCGTGGAGCAGCGGCAGCTGTGCTGGGCCCACCTGATCCGGGATCTGGCGGCCATCGCTGAACGCCAGGGCGCCAGCAGGGAGATCGGAGCCCAGATGCTGGCTCTGCAGCAGCATCTGTTCGCTCACTGGCACCAGTGGAAGAGCGGAGCGATCGACCGGCCCCAGCTCCTGCATCGATGCCACCCCCTCCGCTTGGCGTTCGAGGCCACGCTGCAGCGGGTGGTGGATCTGGGCTGTGAGCGGGGCGAGCAAACGCCCTGGGCCCAGACGGTGCGAACCTGTCGCCAGTTGCTGCAGCGCAAGCAGGCGCTCTGGACTTTTCTGGAAACGCCAGGGATCGAGCCCACCAACAACGCTGCCGAGCGGGCACTGCGGCAATCGGTGATTCACCGCAAGATCAGCCATGGCGTCCAGTCCTCCGGCGGCGCCATCTGCCGCAGCCGGTTGCTCACCGTCACCGCCACCCTGCGGCAGCAGGGCCGCGATGTCTGGCAATTCCTGGAGCAGGCCTGGATTGCCCATCGCCTCGGCGGCGTGATGCCATCGCTGGTGCCGGATCGCTGA
- a CDS encoding nucleotidyl transferase AbiEii/AbiGii toxin family protein — protein MASIICRPSGWGEAETAAAAVTLELDREQPEAGRRQPPTIVIHYQSLIPAPDNSSGYVRPTVRLEFGAHSTGEPHGPMPVTCEAATHLAMLDFPAARPLVIDARRTFLEKAAAIHVACRRGRWGSGEGERYSRHWYDLDRLARAGIAEAAIRDRPLAVEVAQHKEDFWRATDADGQPISYAQVINGELQLVPTAASREALEADYRAMTDSGMLRGEIPRFLELLERIALLEQQCNAIARSVS, from the coding sequence ATGGCTTCCATCATCTGCCGTCCATCGGGCTGGGGGGAAGCCGAGACCGCTGCGGCCGCAGTCACCCTTGAGCTGGATCGGGAGCAGCCAGAAGCAGGCCGGCGGCAGCCACCCACCATCGTCATCCACTACCAATCGCTGATCCCGGCGCCAGACAACAGCTCTGGGTATGTGCGGCCGACAGTGCGGCTGGAGTTCGGCGCCCACTCCACCGGCGAACCGCACGGGCCAATGCCTGTCACCTGTGAAGCGGCGACCCATCTGGCGATGCTCGACTTCCCGGCCGCCAGACCACTGGTGATTGATGCCAGGCGCACCTTCCTGGAGAAGGCCGCGGCGATCCATGTCGCCTGCAGGCGGGGGCGCTGGGGCAGCGGCGAGGGCGAGCGCTATTCACGCCACTGGTATGACCTCGATCGCCTGGCCCGTGCAGGCATCGCGGAGGCGGCCATTCGTGACCGCCCCCTCGCCGTGGAGGTGGCGCAGCACAAGGAGGACTTCTGGCGTGCCACGGATGCCGATGGGCAGCCGATCAGCTATGCCCAGGTGATCAACGGTGAGCTGCAACTGGTTCCGACTGCTGCCTCCCGGGAGGCGCTGGAAGCGGACTACAGGGCCATGACCGACTCGGGGATGCTGCGCGGTGAGATCCCGAGATTCCTGGAGTTGCTGGAGCGGATTGCGCTGCTGGAGCAGCAGTGCAATGCCATCGCCCGCTCTGTCAGCTGA
- a CDS encoding cation diffusion facilitator family transporter yields MVFASPRHVILLSTAAAVATIVLKTLAWRLTGSVGLLSDAMESGVNLVAALGAFWALTLAAKPADRTHHYGHFKAEYFSSGLESVLIVVAALAILHTAIGRLQQPEPLEQIGIGLALSLAATALNALVAWVLLKAARRFDSITLRADAHHLLTDVWTSAGVVLGIGLVKLTGLTILDPLIAIAVAVHIVVTGWTLFHETASGLLDRSLPDPEQQLLEKLLASYETEEIRFHALRSRVAGSRRFVSFHVLVPGHWTVQAGHDLCEELEHRVAATLTRTHVMTHLEPIEDPRAWEDLGFRWEQG; encoded by the coding sequence ATGGTCTTTGCCTCCCCCCGCCACGTCATCCTGCTCTCGACGGCAGCGGCGGTCGCGACCATCGTGCTCAAAACGCTGGCCTGGCGCCTCACCGGATCGGTGGGGCTTCTCTCCGACGCGATGGAGTCGGGGGTCAACCTGGTGGCGGCCCTGGGTGCCTTCTGGGCCCTGACCCTGGCCGCCAAGCCCGCCGATCGCACCCATCACTATGGCCATTTCAAGGCGGAATACTTCTCCAGTGGCCTGGAAAGTGTGCTGATCGTGGTGGCGGCCCTCGCCATCCTTCACACCGCCATCGGCCGCCTGCAGCAGCCCGAGCCTCTCGAGCAGATCGGCATCGGCCTTGCCCTGTCCCTGGCCGCCACGGCGCTCAATGCGCTGGTGGCCTGGGTGCTGCTCAAGGCCGCTCGGCGTTTTGATTCGATCACCCTGCGAGCGGATGCCCACCATCTGCTCACCGATGTCTGGACCTCGGCCGGTGTGGTTCTGGGCATCGGCCTGGTCAAGCTGACCGGTCTGACGATCCTCGATCCCCTGATCGCGATCGCCGTGGCCGTGCACATCGTGGTCACCGGCTGGACGCTGTTTCACGAAACGGCCTCCGGCTTGCTGGATCGCTCTCTGCCCGATCCGGAGCAGCAGCTGCTTGAGAAGCTTCTGGCGTCTTATGAAACCGAGGAGATCCGCTTCCATGCGCTGCGGAGCCGCGTGGCCGGTTCCCGTCGCTTCGTGTCCTTCCACGTTCTCGTGCCGGGCCACTGGACGGTGCAGGCCGGCCATGATCTCTGCGAGGAGCTGGAGCACCGGGTGGCCGCCACCCTGACCCGAACGCACGTCATGACCCATCTGGAGCCGATCGAGGATCCCCGGGCCTGGGAGGACCTGGGCTTCCGCTGGGAGCAGGGCTGA
- a CDS encoding cytochrome b/b6 domain-containing protein produces MRRPYQPSLLRLLHGATALLVPLAWLTGLVVVSTSDGRFGRLPFTLAGDWIDIHGTVGVLLWPIALLFGLYALTAGRARLRQPANALALVALALAVGSGKLMDEDWLRDGQLDHLVYSVHLLAWLLIALAVSLHVAGVLQRGGWPLARSMASVQLRPGDLPGNWFDQIRRSFRAGR; encoded by the coding sequence ATGCGCCGTCCCTACCAACCCTCCCTGCTGCGCCTGCTGCATGGCGCCACAGCCCTGCTGGTGCCGCTGGCCTGGCTGACGGGGTTGGTGGTGGTCTCCACCAGTGACGGTCGGTTCGGCCGCCTTCCCTTCACCCTGGCCGGGGACTGGATCGACATCCACGGCACCGTGGGGGTTCTGCTCTGGCCGATCGCCCTGCTCTTCGGGCTGTATGCCCTCACCGCCGGCCGTGCCCGGTTGCGCCAGCCCGCCAATGCCCTCGCCCTGGTGGCGCTGGCCCTGGCGGTGGGGAGCGGCAAGTTGATGGACGAGGACTGGCTGCGCGACGGCCAGCTCGATCACCTCGTCTACAGCGTCCATCTGCTGGCCTGGCTGCTGATCGCCCTGGCGGTGTCGCTGCATGTGGCGGGGGTGCTGCAGCGTGGCGGCTGGCCCCTCGCCCGCTCGATGGCGAGTGTGCAGCTGCGGCCGGGTGACCTGCCCGGGAACTGGTTCGATCAGATCCGCCGGTCCTTCAGGGCCGGACGCTGA
- a CDS encoding HAD-IC family P-type ATPase: MLEPTNLLLLACALIYGLIGEPQEAAILLVFVAGISLLDAWQQRRSRRALAELARLSAPRAQVLRDGVELELPPDQLRAGDRLRLEEGDRVAADAQLLEGVGLWLDESLLTGESLPVAREQPGQLLRAGSLVASGRGWASVVDVGEATELGRIGRSLAAVEPPPTRLQRHTRRLTARLSLLALALCAALALVQGGLSGDWSNALLAALALALAVLPNEIPVVLALFLALGALRLARIGVLARWPAAVESLGSATVLAVDKTGTLTENRMAVSQLLTWPAHECWRRGEPLEEPWHGLLELAVLASRHDPVDAMELAIQRLADEELRHSEHLHPDWPLAREYPLQSDLLVYSQLWHDGAGDPHLAAKGAPEAIARLCHLDPGTSDALLGAASELAGQGLRVLAVARGLDGAPLHPHLNGSGRRPQAGSPPANVHDYLFEPAGLIALADPLRTEVPAAIARAHGAGVRVVMITGDGPQTARAIADQAGLPPGPVLSGADLESLTPRELAVQVAQVSVFARVLPQQKLQLVQALQAAGAVVAMGGDGVNDAPALKAADIGVAMGQRGTAVARESADLVLLQDDFSSLVEALALGRRIEANLHRALGYTLAIHLPIAAISLLPLLVPGQPLLLLPVHIALLHLVIDPACTVVFEALPASPSLMQQPPRPPEAPLFGADTWRRALLQGGTFALLALILACWPGLAMVERRSLVFALLLLGGGVLVWLNGEPHHRLTQLGGAIGLGLWLLLQAIPGLPSLLLLAPLDRQAMGLLLLTVLLLTLLTVAREHQARWRRSEA, from the coding sequence GTGCTGGAGCCCACCAACCTGCTGCTGCTGGCCTGCGCGCTGATCTATGGCCTGATCGGCGAGCCGCAGGAGGCGGCGATTCTGCTGGTGTTCGTGGCGGGCATCAGCCTGCTCGATGCCTGGCAGCAGCGCCGCAGCCGCCGCGCCCTGGCGGAACTGGCCCGTCTGTCCGCCCCGCGGGCCCAGGTGCTGCGCGATGGGGTGGAGCTGGAGCTGCCGCCTGATCAGTTGCGGGCCGGGGATCGGCTGCGGCTCGAAGAGGGCGACCGGGTGGCCGCCGACGCCCAGCTGCTCGAAGGGGTGGGCCTGTGGCTGGATGAATCGCTGCTCACGGGGGAGTCGCTGCCGGTGGCCCGCGAGCAGCCAGGCCAGCTGCTGCGCGCCGGGTCTCTGGTGGCCAGCGGTCGTGGCTGGGCATCGGTGGTGGACGTGGGGGAGGCCACCGAACTCGGCCGGATCGGCCGCAGCCTGGCCGCGGTGGAGCCACCGCCGACGCGCCTGCAGCGCCACACCCGCCGGCTCACAGCCCGGCTCTCCCTGCTGGCCCTGGCCCTCTGCGCGGCGCTGGCACTGGTGCAGGGCGGCCTCAGCGGCGACTGGAGCAACGCGCTGCTCGCGGCGCTGGCCCTGGCCCTGGCGGTGCTGCCCAATGAGATCCCGGTGGTGCTGGCCCTGTTTCTGGCCCTCGGCGCCCTGCGTCTGGCCCGCATCGGCGTGCTGGCCCGCTGGCCGGCGGCCGTCGAGAGCCTGGGCAGCGCCACGGTGCTGGCGGTCGACAAGACCGGCACGCTCACCGAGAACCGCATGGCGGTGTCTCAGCTCCTCACCTGGCCCGCCCACGAGTGCTGGCGCCGCGGTGAACCGCTTGAGGAGCCCTGGCATGGGCTGCTGGAGCTGGCGGTGCTGGCCAGCCGCCATGACCCGGTGGACGCGATGGAGCTGGCCATCCAGCGCCTGGCGGATGAGGAGCTCAGACACAGCGAACACCTGCATCCCGACTGGCCCCTGGCGCGGGAATACCCACTGCAGAGCGATCTGCTCGTCTATTCCCAGCTCTGGCACGACGGTGCCGGTGACCCCCATCTGGCCGCCAAGGGGGCGCCGGAGGCGATCGCCAGGCTCTGCCACCTGGATCCAGGCACCAGCGACGCCCTGCTGGGCGCGGCGTCGGAGCTGGCGGGTCAGGGGCTGCGCGTGCTGGCAGTGGCGCGCGGCCTCGATGGCGCCCCCCTGCATCCCCACCTCAACGGTTCCGGGAGGAGGCCTCAGGCCGGCAGCCCGCCCGCCAACGTGCATGACTACCTGTTTGAACCGGCAGGTCTGATCGCCCTGGCCGATCCCCTGCGCACCGAGGTGCCTGCCGCCATCGCCAGGGCCCATGGGGCCGGCGTGCGGGTGGTGATGATCACCGGTGATGGGCCCCAGACCGCCAGGGCGATCGCGGATCAGGCCGGCCTGCCGCCGGGGCCTGTGCTGAGCGGCGCCGATCTGGAGAGCCTGACTCCCCGGGAGCTGGCCGTTCAGGTGGCGCAGGTGAGCGTGTTCGCGCGGGTGCTGCCGCAGCAGAAGCTGCAGCTGGTGCAGGCGCTGCAGGCGGCCGGGGCCGTGGTGGCGATGGGCGGTGATGGCGTCAACGACGCCCCGGCCCTCAAGGCCGCCGACATCGGCGTGGCGATGGGCCAGCGTGGCACCGCCGTGGCGCGCGAATCGGCCGATCTGGTGCTGCTGCAGGACGACTTCAGCAGCCTGGTGGAGGCTCTTGCCCTGGGAAGGCGGATCGAGGCCAACCTGCATCGCGCCCTCGGGTACACCCTGGCGATTCACCTGCCGATCGCCGCGATCAGCCTGTTGCCGCTGCTGGTTCCCGGCCAGCCGCTGCTGCTGTTGCCGGTGCACATCGCCCTGCTGCACCTGGTGATCGATCCGGCCTGCACCGTGGTGTTCGAGGCCCTGCCTGCCAGCCCCAGCCTGATGCAGCAGCCCCCGCGGCCGCCTGAGGCCCCCCTGTTCGGCGCCGACACCTGGCGGCGGGCCCTGCTGCAGGGGGGGACCTTCGCGCTGCTGGCTCTGATCCTGGCCTGCTGGCCGGGCCTCGCCATGGTGGAGCGACGCAGCCTGGTGTTCGCTCTGCTGCTGCTCGGCGGCGGCGTGCTGGTGTGGCTCAACGGCGAACCCCATCACCGCCTCACCCAGCTGGGCGGCGCCATCGGCCTGGGGTTGTGGCTCCTGCTGCAGGCCATCCCGGGGCTGCCGTCCCTGCTGCTGCTCGCGCCCCTGGACCGGCAGGCGATGGGACTGCTGCTGCTGACGGTGCTCCTGCTGACCTTGCTGACGGTGGCGCGTGAACACCAGGCCCGGTGGCGTCGCTCTGAAGCGTGA